A genomic region of Bernardetia sp. ABR2-2B contains the following coding sequences:
- a CDS encoding type I restriction enzyme HsdR N-terminal domain-containing protein has translation MFAKLPKLSIPSFEAKIKQVENTTDKLADNSPNKQADKYQIFDIIRKKWIILTPEEWVRQHVIHFLLSQNYSKNLMQIESEHHFQERKKRTDILIFDRTGKPFLVVECKAAHISLSSDVFSQVAVYNYCIDAPFVMITNGMQLGIFEKKNDINSYKMIKDLPIF, from the coding sequence GTGTTTGCCAAACTTCCAAAACTTAGTATTCCTTCTTTTGAAGCCAAAATCAAGCAAGTAGAAAACACTACTGACAAACTTGCTGATAATAGTCCGAATAAACAAGCTGATAAATATCAAATTTTTGATATAATAAGAAAAAAATGGATTATTCTTACTCCTGAAGAATGGGTTAGACAACATGTCATTCATTTTCTGCTTTCTCAAAACTATTCTAAAAACTTGATGCAAATAGAGAGTGAACATCATTTTCAAGAGCGCAAAAAACGAACTGATATTTTGATTTTTGATAGAACAGGAAAACCTTTTTTGGTGGTAGAATGTAAGGCTGCTCATATTTCGCTTTCTTCTGATGTTTTTTCGCAGGTAGCTGTCTATAATTATTGTATTGATGCGCCTTTTGTTATGATAACTAATGGTATGCAACTGGGCATTTTTGAGAAAAAAAACGATATAAATTCTTATAAAATGATTAAAGATTTACCTATTTTTTAG
- a CDS encoding AMP nucleosidase has translation MSKKENIVKDWLPRYTGRKLEDFGEFILLTNFIGYVEQFAERFGVEVMGRDKPMQTATAGDITIINFGIGSAMAATVMDLLSAIEIKALLFLGKCGGLKKKNELGSFVLPIAAIRGEGTSNDYLPSEVPALPSFRIHKSASIVIRNHQLDYYTGTVYTTNRRVWEHDTGFKKYLEDMRVMAIDMETATIFTVGFVNEIPRGALLMVSDNPMIPEGVKTSKSDSAVSAQFAERHLQVGIETLQRIAKSGESMKHMRFE, from the coding sequence ATGTCTAAAAAAGAAAATATTGTCAAAGATTGGTTACCACGTTATACAGGGCGCAAGTTAGAGGATTTTGGTGAGTTTATTTTACTTACTAATTTTATTGGTTATGTAGAGCAGTTTGCTGAGCGTTTTGGAGTAGAGGTAATGGGTAGAGATAAACCTATGCAAACAGCAACGGCAGGAGATATTACAATTATTAATTTTGGAATAGGGAGTGCAATGGCTGCGACAGTTATGGATTTGCTTTCTGCTATTGAGATAAAAGCATTATTATTTTTGGGTAAGTGTGGAGGTTTGAAAAAGAAAAATGAACTAGGAAGTTTCGTTTTGCCTATTGCTGCAATTCGTGGCGAAGGAACAAGTAATGATTATTTACCGAGTGAAGTTCCTGCTTTGCCTTCTTTTCGTATTCATAAATCAGCTTCTATTGTTATCCGTAATCATCAATTAGATTATTATACAGGAACAGTTTATACAACAAACCGTAGAGTTTGGGAACACGATACAGGTTTTAAAAAATACTTGGAAGATATGCGTGTAATGGCAATTGATATGGAAACAGCTACTATTTTTACAGTGGGTTTTGTCAATGAAATTCCTCGTGGTGCGCTACTTATGGTATCAGATAATCCAATGATTCCAGAAGGTGTAAAAACTTCAAAGAGTGATTCGGCAGTTTCGGCACAGTTTGCAGAACGTCATTTACAAGTCGGAATCGAAACTTTACAACGTATCGCAAAATCAGGCGAATCGATGAAACACATGAGATTTGAGTAA
- the pth gene encoding aminoacyl-tRNA hydrolase yields MKYLIVGLGNIGSEYKNTRHNVGFMAVDKMAASKGASFETKRYADIASFKHKGRNIYMIKPSTYMNLSGKAVRHWLTELKIEIENCLVIVDDLALPLETLRMRKKGSDAGHNGLKNIQDLLQTQNYPRLRVGIGNDFSKGKQIDFVLGEFDKNESATLPLILDKIEEMTLAFCTIGIDRTMSQFNS; encoded by the coding sequence ATGAAATACTTAATTGTCGGACTTGGAAATATTGGTTCAGAGTACAAAAATACACGACACAATGTAGGCTTTATGGCTGTCGATAAAATGGCAGCATCAAAAGGAGCTTCTTTTGAAACCAAACGTTATGCAGATATAGCTTCTTTCAAGCATAAAGGAAGAAATATCTATATGATAAAACCTTCTACTTATATGAATTTGAGTGGAAAAGCTGTGCGTCATTGGCTTACCGAACTCAAAATAGAAATTGAAAACTGTTTGGTAATTGTTGATGATTTGGCATTGCCCTTAGAAACACTCAGAATGCGAAAAAAAGGCTCAGATGCAGGACACAACGGACTAAAAAATATCCAAGACCTTCTCCAAACTCAAAATTACCCTCGTCTGCGTGTCGGTATTGGTAATGATTTTTCTAAAGGAAAGCAGATTGATTTTGTCTTAGGCGAGTTTGATAAAAATGAATCAGCTACCTTACCTTTAATTTTAGATAAAATAGAAGAAATGACTCTTGCTTTTTGTACAATAGGAATTGATAGAACAATGAGCCAGTTTAACTCTTAA
- a CDS encoding PAS domain S-box protein has protein sequence MKQHINVENFVPDDTLLEAYEEETFHYIDTVMENFLLIYTGFSLILAVFSNHFVQVYWVLPSIGAFVSYHVIKRFVMPQDSRYVLTAVLALISVIYLIQLQGAFYIHFAFFITLTVLVFYQNWRILVFYASIIGLYNIICFLLYSAFGQEEIKIYFLNTENLDAQVAFFGSLLGGAELSVAIFFAGYLKKQTDQDARNKIYLNEQLNFSGNLEFANKIAEGELNSEFNPKENDVMGEALLNMRNSLTTFVENERLNKWRSDGVAQISDILVSSESLSILSQQILNKVVSYLGAHQGIFYSLHKDSYKHEPYLKATAAYAYDDVEKLNQKILIGDGLVGQVAQSKNPIYLKNPPPHFFKIKSAIGEAPPQGLMLVPLQLREDLVGVLEIALLRPLSQHERSFLEEISSRIAATMIALRSQEENKRLLEESQENAEQIASQEEEMRQNVEELTSTQEELAKQMRETEYIKNEVTAQLEALNLSALLIQLDERGHIISANERVSDAIRRYEDDLDGLKLSALIDDEEHLQSWERVWAQVQLGEIGHLVFKNKRPDKSHSWIDLTIAPVRDKNDNIYKYIAIGHNITRQMKQDARLKRLLKETEESREKATLASRQSQEQLRAIDNSVAMLEMDGKGKVLQANENFLKVMGYDDKNDLIGKHHSDLVEKETALTEEYLNLWQQLKNGETVEGTFQRKYKTGKTVWVRGSYTPTLNTKNDLVKVTKLSYDVTESKNQQIELENLLEQMTAQEEEMRISMEYLQTAQEELDYKTREFKDFHDFIDDFNIIIDFDKQGNILTVNPLFEKTTGYQSDEVMGHSYADFEELENNETFEHLWKETIDGDYTERIVKLKAKDKSIIFLKTFYIPIKDQNGNVIKITAVSDDITTQKKQEKLIQKNISDLEDHQDQLEKREKFLESLLSILDEIPALVGRATLGKSLEILYVNEYGEELIGYDANFIKKNGFGGFIHKEDIPKLAQITKEKLAKSDSYSASFRVVTKSKKIKTVWEYAQKIDFNGQECIDFFIIDPSIISKNDL, from the coding sequence ATGAAACAACATATAAACGTCGAGAATTTCGTTCCAGATGATACTCTTTTAGAAGCTTATGAAGAAGAAACATTTCATTACATCGATACGGTAATGGAAAATTTTCTACTCATTTATACTGGTTTTAGTCTTATTTTGGCTGTTTTCTCGAATCATTTTGTGCAAGTATATTGGGTTTTGCCTAGTATCGGAGCTTTTGTGAGTTATCATGTGATTAAGCGTTTTGTGATGCCTCAAGATTCCCGTTATGTCTTGACGGCTGTTTTGGCACTCATAAGTGTCATATATTTGATACAATTACAAGGTGCTTTTTACATTCATTTTGCCTTCTTTATTACCCTAACTGTTTTAGTTTTTTATCAAAACTGGCGCATTTTAGTTTTTTATGCTTCCATTATTGGATTATATAACATTATTTGTTTTTTACTTTATAGTGCCTTTGGACAAGAAGAAATTAAAATTTATTTTCTAAATACAGAAAATTTAGATGCTCAAGTTGCTTTTTTTGGTTCTCTTTTAGGTGGTGCAGAACTTTCCGTAGCTATATTTTTTGCAGGTTATCTCAAAAAGCAAACAGACCAAGATGCACGAAACAAAATTTACCTCAACGAACAACTCAATTTTTCAGGGAATTTAGAATTTGCTAATAAGATTGCAGAAGGCGAGCTTAATTCTGAATTTAACCCAAAAGAAAATGATGTAATGGGAGAAGCACTTCTAAATATGAGAAATAGCTTAACTACATTTGTAGAAAATGAGAGATTAAATAAATGGCGAAGTGATGGTGTCGCACAAATTAGCGATATTTTAGTTTCTAGCGAATCATTAAGTATTCTCTCTCAACAAATATTGAATAAAGTAGTTTCTTATTTGGGAGCGCATCAAGGTATTTTTTATTCTTTACACAAAGATTCTTATAAGCACGAACCTTACTTGAAGGCAACAGCAGCCTATGCCTACGATGATGTTGAGAAACTCAATCAAAAAATATTAATTGGAGATGGTTTGGTTGGACAGGTAGCACAATCTAAAAATCCAATTTATCTCAAAAACCCTCCTCCTCATTTTTTCAAAATAAAATCTGCCATTGGCGAAGCTCCTCCACAGGGTCTTATGCTTGTGCCTTTACAGTTACGTGAAGATTTGGTTGGTGTTTTGGAAATTGCACTTCTGCGCCCTCTTTCACAGCACGAGCGTAGTTTTTTAGAAGAAATCTCTAGTCGTATTGCTGCCACCATGATTGCTCTTCGTTCACAAGAAGAAAATAAAAGATTATTAGAAGAATCTCAAGAAAATGCAGAGCAAATTGCTTCTCAAGAGGAAGAAATGCGCCAAAATGTAGAAGAACTGACCAGTACGCAAGAAGAACTTGCCAAACAAATGCGTGAAACAGAGTATATCAAAAATGAAGTTACGGCTCAATTAGAAGCTCTGAATCTTTCAGCTTTGCTTATTCAGCTTGATGAAAGAGGGCATATTATTTCTGCAAATGAACGTGTTTCTGATGCTATTCGTAGGTATGAAGATGATTTGGACGGGCTAAAATTATCGGCATTAATTGATGATGAAGAGCATTTGCAATCGTGGGAACGAGTTTGGGCGCAAGTTCAGTTAGGTGAAATAGGACATTTAGTATTCAAGAATAAACGACCTGATAAAAGCCACTCTTGGATTGACCTCACAATTGCTCCTGTTAGAGACAAAAATGATAATATCTATAAATACATTGCTATCGGACACAATATTACTCGTCAGATGAAGCAAGATGCTAGGCTCAAACGTCTTTTGAAAGAAACAGAAGAGTCAAGAGAAAAGGCAACTTTGGCTAGTCGTCAGAGTCAAGAACAACTAAGGGCGATTGATAACTCGGTAGCGATGTTAGAAATGGATGGCAAAGGAAAAGTACTCCAAGCAAATGAAAACTTTCTTAAAGTCATGGGATATGATGATAAGAACGATTTGATAGGAAAGCATCATTCCGATTTGGTAGAAAAAGAAACTGCTCTTACTGAAGAATACTTGAACTTGTGGCAACAATTAAAAAATGGAGAAACTGTAGAGGGAACATTTCAAAGAAAATATAAGACGGGCAAAACAGTTTGGGTAAGAGGAAGCTATACACCTACTTTAAATACAAAAAATGACCTTGTAAAAGTTACAAAGTTATCTTATGACGTGACAGAATCTAAAAATCAGCAAATCGAACTTGAAAACCTGTTAGAACAAATGACAGCACAAGAAGAAGAAATGCGTATTAGTATGGAATACTTACAAACTGCACAAGAAGAGCTAGATTATAAGACAAGGGAGTTTAAAGATTTTCATGATTTTATAGATGATTTTAATATTATTATTGATTTTGATAAACAAGGAAATATTCTAACAGTCAATCCTCTCTTTGAAAAAACAACTGGCTATCAAAGCGATGAGGTAATGGGACATAGTTACGCTGATTTTGAAGAATTAGAAAATAATGAAACCTTCGAACATCTTTGGAAAGAAACTATTGATGGCGATTATACTGAGCGCATTGTAAAGCTCAAAGCAAAAGACAAATCAATTATTTTTCTTAAAACATTTTATATTCCTATTAAAGACCAAAATGGCAATGTAATTAAAATTACGGCTGTAAGCGATGATATTACAACCCAAAAGAAACAAGAAAAATTAATCCAAAAAAATATTTCTGACCTAGAAGACCACCAAGACCAATTAGAAAAACGAGAAAAGTTCTTAGAATCATTACTCAGTATTCTTGATGAAATTCCTGCATTGGTAGGACGTGCAACTTTAGGAAAATCATTAGAAATACTTTATGTCAATGAATATGGAGAAGAATTAATTGGTTATGATGCCAACTTTATCAAAAAGAATGGTTTTGGAGGTTTTATACATAAAGAAGACATACCAAAACTAGCTCAAATCACGAAAGAAAAATTAGCAAAAAGTGATAGTTATTCTGCCTCATTCAGAGTGGTTACTAAAAGCAAGAAGATAAAGACAGTTTGGGAGTATGCTCAAAAGATAGATTTTAATGGACAAGAATGTATTGACTTCTTTATCATCGACCCAAGTATTATCTCTAAAAATGATTTATAA
- a CDS encoding DUF1573 domain-containing protein, producing the protein MKRIFFLSLLGFFTFLSSQFIQAQNTETKKEKATFIKKADDRQAQLTFTNREHDFGEVEEGKIVEYTFTFKNTGNYPLMLQDIRTTCGCTAPEWTKEPIAPDEEGKIIVRFNSAHKAGQQRKVITVISNASNSSEALVLFGTVLPNGSGE; encoded by the coding sequence ATGAAAAGAATATTTTTTCTCTCGCTTTTAGGATTTTTTACTTTTTTATCTAGCCAATTTATTCAGGCACAAAATACAGAAACAAAAAAAGAAAAAGCTACTTTCATCAAAAAAGCTGACGACCGTCAAGCACAACTCACTTTTACAAACCGAGAACACGATTTTGGTGAGGTTGAAGAAGGCAAAATAGTTGAATATACTTTTACATTTAAAAATACGGGAAATTATCCATTAATGCTGCAAGATATTCGAACTACTTGTGGTTGTACTGCCCCAGAGTGGACAAAAGAGCCAATTGCACCTGATGAAGAAGGCAAAATAATTGTTCGTTTCAATTCAGCTCATAAAGCAGGACAACAACGAAAAGTAATCACTGTTATCTCAAATGCTTCGAACTCTTCAGAGGCTTTGGTCTTGTTCGGAACGGTATTGCCTAATGGAAGTGGAGAATAA
- a CDS encoding heme exporter protein CcmB, protein MNKKTHAVSQILTLLQKEFRLEWRQRIALNSILLYLAATIFVCYLSFPLQKLPPLVWNALFWIILIFASINAIAKSFVQESEGRYMYFYTLFKPEVLIIAKMIYNTFLMLLISFLGIGAYIFVMGTPVQDWNLFLLIILLGSIGFATSLTLISSISAQTENSSMLMAILSFPVILPLVLLLIDASKNAIDGLAWSVSKDEVMLLVGMDLILGALAYILFPFLWRS, encoded by the coding sequence ATGAATAAAAAGACACATGCAGTTTCTCAAATTCTTACTCTATTACAAAAAGAATTTCGTTTAGAATGGAGACAACGAATAGCTCTAAATAGTATTTTATTGTACTTGGCAGCCACTATTTTTGTATGTTATTTGAGCTTCCCATTACAAAAACTTCCTCCTTTGGTTTGGAATGCCCTTTTTTGGATAATCTTAATTTTTGCTAGTATAAATGCTATTGCCAAGAGTTTTGTGCAAGAGAGTGAAGGGCGATATATGTATTTTTATACACTCTTTAAGCCCGAAGTATTGATTATTGCCAAGATGATTTACAATACTTTTTTGATGCTTCTGATTTCATTTTTAGGAATTGGAGCATATATTTTTGTGATGGGAACACCAGTGCAAGATTGGAACTTATTTTTACTCATTATTTTGCTCGGCTCAATTGGCTTTGCTACTTCTTTAACGCTTATTTCAAGTATTTCGGCACAGACAGAAAATAGCAGTATGTTGATGGCAATTCTTAGTTTTCCAGTTATTTTACCTTTAGTTTTACTTTTAATTGATGCTTCCAAAAATGCTATTGATGGTTTGGCATGGAGTGTCAGTAAAGATGAGGTTATGCTTTTAGTAGGAATGGATTTGATTTTGGGAGCATTGGCTTATATTTTATTCCCTTTTTTATGGAGAAGTTAG
- a CDS encoding transporter substrate-binding domain-containing protein yields MRYVFLLFFTFYSLSLFGQNDSTKRIIFGSDYDYPPYEFINKKGEYDGFHIDLIRAIGKEMGYDVEINLGNWTHIREELEQPKGRINVSDMIYSKERAKVVDFLPHHDIVSYVVVRNKKSIPVKTLDQLKGKSVAVTSKAIADEYIKKQDSTIKRVHSVTDLHALKMVSSRMCDYALINQYTAHKFIEEHSLDNLALSDEFVFSKKLSFVVKKGKKQLAKDIEEGMNRLKENGVYSELYVKWFDNEKESYQLLLKRLKWTVIILLAISFVVGSWVFTLRKQVKRKTKKLRLEAKERQKIQKLLFDKNEELEKRNYELDKFVYSVSHNVRSPIASALGLVNIIQLEFEGNANLAFYVSNIGKSLYKLDYYVNKILAYVANKNFKIKKERIHFDGFVSQLIEEAKFVDGAEEVEFYKEITQEIEFYSDTERLHTILECLIANAIEYKAKRDKKSFVKVSARVTRTHASVIIEDNSQGIEEEQLDKVFEMFYRGNERSQGAGLGLYVVKQTVDQLKGTLQLQSNYKKGSVFTLQIPNLVKESSNQLLSR; encoded by the coding sequence ATGAGATACGTATTCTTACTCTTTTTTACTTTTTATTCTCTATCATTATTTGGGCAAAATGATTCTACTAAAAGAATCATTTTTGGTTCAGATTATGACTACCCACCTTATGAATTTATCAATAAGAAGGGAGAATATGATGGTTTTCATATTGATTTAATAAGAGCAATCGGTAAAGAAATGGGCTATGATGTAGAAATTAATCTTGGAAACTGGACACATATTAGAGAAGAGTTAGAACAACCAAAAGGAAGAATAAACGTATCAGATATGATTTATTCGAAAGAAAGAGCTAAAGTTGTAGATTTTTTACCTCACCACGATATTGTTTCTTATGTTGTTGTTCGGAATAAAAAGAGCATTCCTGTAAAAACACTTGATCAGCTAAAAGGAAAATCTGTTGCTGTAACCTCAAAAGCAATTGCAGATGAATATATAAAAAAACAAGATTCTACTATAAAAAGAGTGCATTCTGTTACTGATTTACACGCTCTCAAAATGGTTTCTTCAAGAATGTGTGATTATGCGCTTATAAATCAATATACTGCTCATAAATTTATAGAAGAACATAGCCTTGATAATCTAGCCCTTAGTGATGAATTTGTTTTCTCAAAAAAACTATCTTTTGTAGTCAAAAAAGGAAAAAAACAATTAGCCAAAGATATTGAGGAAGGAATGAATAGGCTAAAAGAAAATGGAGTTTATTCAGAGCTTTATGTAAAATGGTTTGATAATGAAAAGGAATCTTATCAACTTTTATTGAAAAGATTGAAATGGACGGTAATTATTCTATTAGCAATATCTTTTGTAGTTGGAAGTTGGGTTTTTACGCTACGCAAACAAGTCAAAAGAAAAACAAAGAAATTAAGACTTGAAGCCAAAGAACGCCAAAAAATACAAAAACTACTGTTTGATAAAAATGAAGAGTTAGAAAAACGAAATTATGAACTAGACAAATTTGTATATAGTGTTTCTCACAATGTGCGTTCACCCATTGCTTCTGCTTTGGGCTTAGTAAATATTATTCAACTAGAGTTTGAGGGAAATGCAAACCTTGCTTTTTATGTTTCAAATATTGGAAAAAGTCTTTACAAACTAGATTATTATGTCAATAAAATACTAGCGTATGTAGCTAATAAAAATTTTAAAATAAAAAAAGAACGTATTCATTTTGATGGATTTGTTTCTCAACTGATAGAAGAAGCAAAGTTTGTAGATGGAGCAGAGGAAGTAGAGTTTTATAAAGAAATAACTCAAGAAATAGAATTTTATTCTGACACAGAACGTCTTCATACAATTTTGGAATGCCTAATTGCTAATGCCATAGAATATAAAGCAAAAAGAGATAAAAAATCTTTTGTCAAGGTTTCAGCACGTGTTACTAGAACTCACGCTTCTGTTATCATTGAAGATAATAGTCAGGGAATTGAGGAAGAACAATTAGATAAAGTTTTTGAGATGTTTTATAGAGGAAATGAACGCTCACAGGGTGCAGGGCTAGGTTTGTATGTAGTCAAGCAAACTGTTGATCAATTAAAAGGAACTCTTCAGCTACAATCTAATTATAAAAAAGGCTCTGTTTTTACCTTACAAATACCAAATTTGGTTAAAGAAAGCAGTAACCAGTTATTATCACGATAA
- the holA gene encoding DNA polymerase III subunit delta, giving the protein MPKKPEEVLKDLNAGKFSPFYFLMGDEAFYIDKISDYIEENALEKSERSFNQTVLYGKDIQMKDIISQAKQFPVMAMRQVVIVKEAQEISDFGREAAKTQLQNYAQKAVPTTVLVFLYKHKKLALNTKLAKAIDKHAILVESKPLYENQVPAWIGNYLQQKKYRITPDATAWLIENVGIELSRLSNEIDKLLLNFGKAEASSQPSQITTELVKKYIGTTKEYNVFDLQRAIAQKNGLKTHKIINTFAANPKDNPVIPIVSSLFGYFCKLILIHKNKGKSNNELAGILKVSPFFVKDYSAAARNYNIPKILFVLHALRIADAQSKGINSSAKDGEILRELAVRILG; this is encoded by the coding sequence ATGCCAAAGAAACCCGAAGAAGTTTTAAAAGATTTGAATGCAGGAAAATTTTCTCCTTTTTATTTTTTGATGGGAGACGAGGCTTTTTATATAGATAAAATTTCAGATTATATTGAAGAAAATGCTTTAGAAAAATCAGAAAGGAGTTTTAATCAAACTGTTCTATATGGAAAGGATATTCAGATGAAGGATATAATTTCACAAGCAAAACAGTTTCCTGTAATGGCAATGCGGCAAGTTGTGATTGTGAAAGAGGCACAAGAAATTAGTGATTTTGGAAGAGAAGCTGCCAAAACACAACTTCAAAACTATGCTCAAAAAGCTGTTCCCACTACTGTTTTGGTGTTTTTATACAAACATAAAAAACTAGCTCTCAATACAAAACTTGCTAAAGCAATAGACAAACATGCTATTTTGGTAGAGTCCAAACCTCTTTATGAAAATCAAGTTCCTGCTTGGATTGGAAATTATTTACAACAAAAAAAATATAGAATCACACCTGATGCAACAGCTTGGCTTATCGAAAATGTAGGGATTGAATTATCAAGATTATCGAATGAAATAGATAAACTATTACTCAACTTTGGAAAAGCAGAGGCTTCTTCTCAACCTTCACAAATTACAACCGAACTCGTAAAAAAGTATATTGGAACAACGAAAGAATACAATGTATTTGATTTACAACGAGCCATCGCACAAAAAAATGGTTTAAAGACTCATAAAATAATAAATACTTTTGCAGCCAATCCAAAAGATAATCCTGTGATTCCGATTGTTTCTTCACTTTTTGGCTACTTTTGCAAACTCATTTTGATACATAAGAATAAAGGAAAAAGTAATAATGAACTGGCAGGTATCTTGAAAGTAAGTCCATTCTTTGTCAAAGATTACTCTGCTGCTGCTCGTAATTATAACATTCCCAAGATTTTATTTGTCTTACATGCGCTTCGCATTGCTGATGCACAATCAAAGGGAATTAATAGTAGTGCAAAAGATGGTGAGATTTTGAGAGAATTAGCTGTCAGAATTTTAGGATAA